A genomic segment from Spinacia oleracea cultivar Varoflay chromosome 3, BTI_SOV_V1, whole genome shotgun sequence encodes:
- the LOC110805827 gene encoding lysine--tRNA ligase, whose translation MNIVIKHFIKPKLKPLTPFFLSHSPTLSAVLLRRLIPQPPPSFSFLRHLSSSSPPSNMANPADDATKSVANLSMDSNPNPESETLSKNAQKKQAKNKQKEEERRRKEEEKAAKQAAMPSTQGQKSQVADDEDMDPTQYFENRVKSLDAQKAAGINPYPHKFSVTLSVAGYIEKYGVLGNGEHLEDVQVSLAGRIMNKRESSSKLLFYDLHGDGFKVQVMTDAKISELGDAEFLKFHSSVKRGDIVGVTGFPGKSKRGELSIFPKSFVVLSHCLHMLPRQKAAAAASENAHKGEVWVPGSTRNPDLYILKDQETRYRQRYLDLMVNTEVREIFRTRSKIVQYIRRFLDNQGFLEVETPMMNMIPGGAAARPFVTYHNDLNMKLYMRIAPELYLKELVVGGLDRVYEIGKLFRNEGIDLTHNPEFTTCEFYMAFADYNDLMEMTETLLSGMVKELTGGYVIKFHANGLDKEAIEIDFTPPYRRIDMIEELEKMANLSIPKDLASEETNKYLIDACAKYDVKCPAPQTTTRLLDKLVGHFLEETCVNPAFIINHPELMSPLAKWHRSKPGLTERFELFVNKHELCNAYTELNDPIVQRQRFAEQLKDRQSGDDEAMALDETFCTALEYGLPPTGGWGMGIDRLTMMLTDSQNIKEVLLFPAMKPQDEPSAIPAKAAAEAH comes from the exons ATGAATATCGTCATCAAACATTTCATAAAGCCCAAACTAAAACCCCTAACCCCATTTTTTCTCTCTCACTCTCCCACTCTCTCCGCCGTCCTTCTGCGTCGACTTATTCCTCAACCGCCACCTTCTTTTTCCTTCCTCCGCCACCTCTCCTCTTCTTCTCCGCCGTCAAACATGGCGAATCCCGCCGACGACGCTACCAAGTCCGTCGCCAATTTGTCAATGGATTCCAATCCTAATCCGGAATCCGAAACTCTCAGCAAGAA TGCGCAGAAGAAGCAAGCGAAGAACAAGCAGAAAGAAGAAGAGCGTCGCCGTAAGGAGGAAGAGAAGGCTGCTAAGCAG GCTGCAATGCCAAGCACTCAAGGTCAGAAGTCTCAAGTAGCTGATGATGAGGACATGGACCCAACT CAATACTTTGAGAATAGGGTGAAATCGCTGGATGCACAGAAGGCGGCTGGAATCAATCCCTACCCACATAAGTTCTCTGTTACACTGAGTGTAGCTGGATATATTGAGAAGTATGGTGTTTTGGGCAATGGGGAACATCTTGAGGATGTGCAAGTATCATTAGCTG GGAGAATCATGAACAAGCGTGAATCCTCTTCGAAGCTTTTATTTTATGATTTGCATGGCGATGGTTTCAAAGTCCAAGTGATGACTGATGCCAA gaTCTCTGAGCTTGGCGATGCTGAGTTTTTGAAGTTCCATTCTTCTGTGAAGCGTGGTGATATTGTTGGTGTAACTGGATTCCCAG GGAAATCGAAGAGAGGGGAGCTAAGTATTTTTCCCAAGTCTTTTGTCGTTTTGTCTCATTGCCTACATATGCTGCCAAGGCAGaaggctgctgctgctgcttcagAGAATGCCCAT AAAGGTGAAGTTTGGGTCCCAGGAAGTACAAGAAATCCTGATTTGTACATCTTGAAGGATCAG GAAACCCGTTATCGTCAGAGATACTTGGATTTGATGGTGAATACTGAGGTCAGAGAGATATTCAGGACGCGATCAAAGATTGTTCAATATATAAGGAGGTTTCTGGACAACCAAGGTTTCCTAGAG GTGGAAACCCCTATGATGAATATGATTCCTGGTGGTGCCGCTGCACGCCCGTTTGTGACTTATCACAATGACCTGAATATGAAGCTGTATATGCGTATTGCGCCTGAACTTTATCTGAAAGAGCTAGTTGTTGGTGGATTGGACCGTGTCTATGAAATTGGAAAGCTGTTTAGGAATGAGGGTATTGACCTGACACATAACCCTGAGTTTACAACGTGCGAGTTTTACATGGCATTTGCTGATTATAATGATCTGATGGAGATGACTGAAACGTTGTTGAGTG GGATGGTGAAGGAATTGACTGGGGGCTATGTCATTAAGTTCCACGCAAATGGGCTGGATAAGGAGGCAATTGAGATTGATTTCACTCCACCTTACAG GAGGATTGACATGATAGAGGAATTAGAGAAAATGGCAAATCTGTCCATACCCAAGGATTTAGCTAGCGAGGAaactaataaatatttaatagaTGCATGTGCAAAGTATGATGTGAAGTGCCCAGCTCCTCAGACAACAACTCGTTTATTGGATAAA CTGGTGGGACACTTCTTGGAGGAAACTTGTGTAAATCCAGCCTTTATCATAAACCATCCAGAGCTAATGAGTCCATTAGCTAAGTGGCACAGGTCAAAGCCCGGGTTGACTGAACGTTTTGAGTTGTTTGTGAACAAGCATGAG CTTTGTAACGCGTACACTGAATTAAATGACCCTATAGTACAGCGCCAGAGGTTTGCTGAACAACTGAAG GATCGACAATCTGGTGATGATGAAGCTATGGCTTTGGACGAGACATTTTGTACAGCTCTTGAGTATGGGTTACCCCCTACTGGCGGATGGGGTATGGGTATTGATCGACTTACAATGATGCTGACAGATTCCCAAAATATAAAG GAGGTTCTGCTCTTCCCAGCCATGAAGCCTCAGGATGAGCCATCAGCTATACCAGCTAAAG CTGCAGCTGAAGCACACTGA